A window of Oryza glaberrima chromosome 2, OglaRS2, whole genome shotgun sequence genomic DNA:
ATATGCTCCTTTAATTTTATACAACCATGGCACTTATTTTCAGACATTTTTTGCAGTAATCTCTGGTAAGCATAGTAGTTCTCAACGAGAAGCATGTCTTTCATTTTTAGATCTGTATTCCATAGAAAATGAAGAAATTAGACAGTGACACAATatactattttatttataataacCATGCACATCAAGTAAAACTAAGCACATGATCACTGAGATTATAAAACATAAAACATAATGCAGATGCTACTGCATAGGACTATCCACTATCTGGTAGACAGCGAAGGATATTTTATCTAGCCGGTCAAAACATCATTAACGGTTACATATTATAAGCCATGAGAACATGGTAATTTCCCTGCAGTCCTATACCTTGCCTATTTACAAGATTGACTAAATTGTTAATAATTTTGAAAGTAGTAGTAAATTATAGAACACATTTACCACTATATCAGATAACTTTTTCTTACTAGCTTGGCTGGAACTTTATATAGCACCAGATTTCATATGTAATTtaaccatagaaaaaaaaatgtacctTTTATTGCATCTAAAGCAGCAGGATACTTGTTTCCGTCTGGTTGCTCTTTTATAAGCATCTGGACAGTTTTAGAGTAAACTGTTTTGCTTGGATCCTCAAGGAGTCTGACTTGATCAATCTTTATTTTGCTGGCGCATATACTCATAATCTCTTTATTCTCTATTGCTCTAACTTCAAAACCCATTCCAGATGCATCTCCCTTGTATGGTAGCTTGATATTGATGACACCTGAACCTTTCCGTGTACTGACAGAAGAGAAATATTCATCTTCCATGCTACGTTTTCCTTTCGGGATAACAAAGTATCCTTGTTTAAAATCCCCTGCTTCCTTTTCATTCTGGTTGGATGAATCAGGAGCTAGTGCTGACGATGTGCAATCACCGGTCAGTACAAGAACAACATATTGCTTTAGTGCAGCAGATGGAGTTTTCACAATTACACCGAGCAAGTGATCATCATCCTGACACAAAAgatgaaaattttaatgtggAAAATGCATCTGTTGCACATTTGCTAGATACAGTtccgaaataaaaataagagacAGCAATAAGACCAAAAGTGCCAGACTAATTTCAAGCCCACATAAATTTATTGGGATCCAGTGTGGCTTGTGTGTATTCGCAAGTCACCTGATATTTAACATGTTTTTCCCTTAGTTTGGATGCTTACACTACCGAAGATTCTACCCCTTAATTTTGAAGTGATATAGAAGACATCCGCAAAACTTAAATAATGATTGATGTCTTCTAATTTTCTCATTTTCATTTCTTATGCACTACCTCTATATGTTTCATAAATATATACAGTAGACCAGAAGATAATTTCTGATTGATTGAATAAACAGTTAGCCCGGCCCGGCGATTGAATAAACAGTACGAGAATTGGGGGGAAGGGAAAACggctataaaaaaataaatttattataaaaaaggaATAGACAAACAGATAGAAATTGTGCACAAGAGGCAGCCCAATAGGATGAATACATACTGATTGGGATTTAACAACAACCAGACGGCCAGGTGTAAGGGACTGTTGAGAAGCAGGCAACTGCATAATTGCTTCCGTAATAGACTCCCTGTGTGCCTCAGCTTCTAAGACCATCTCGTAGTATTCTTCAATAGCCGGCTCTCCTTTTATGCACCTGATAATATAAGAAAGAACAAGACATATAGAAGAAGTTAATTGTTCGCATTATACTAGGTGCTACTTTTCATGGGTACTTTCATACAATCAATGCCTATCAAAACAAAGTGCAGGTAAGATAATGGTACATAGATAATATTGCAAAGGAATGGTTAAAAGCCCACTAAAAAAGATATGAAGACAACAATGGAATTCTATAAACATCCTGCTGCATTTTCTTAACAACCAAAGATCGACAGATGACTGCTATATGCGCAAACCCAACCAGATACTTGGTCTTTTCCCCTAGATGTTTCCATAAAGTCGTACCCCCATCCCTATTCTGATGCGGTTAAGAACTGGAACGTAGTGGCCTAAGGCTACTCCCAGATTTAGCATCTAAACCTCTGCATCTATGTAACATCACCAAGTCCTGTGTGAAAAATGATGGTGCTTATTAATATCTTCGTCAATGAGATAATTTCTACAGAGTGAGACCTAGGAAGAGATGATTCTCTTTTTCTAAAACTTCAGACAACCTCCACCAAACACATTTGCCTACTGTGGTATTTTCTCTCACCTCTTtctttactactccctccgtttcatattataagtcgtttgacatTTTCAACACATAACACAcatagtatcaaaatatattcactgTTACAtctgatgaaactaatttggcgttgtagatgttgctaattttttctataaacttggtcaaacctaaagaagtttgactagaaaaagtcaaagcgacttataatatgaaacggaggtagtagttaaCTGTGCCAAATCTCTTATGCTAAAGGTGTGTGCTAGTTCTATTCTACCAAGGATGGTGTATCTAGAATTTGCATGTCCAAATCAAAAATCGAACACAACCATCCTTGTTTGTTAACTTCCTATGTCAATGAAACTACGCTAGTTTTTATTTGCAGTTTTTAAGTAGGATTTGCATTGAAAACATTGGTACCCATGGTATCAATTTCATGAAGATAGGTTAATGTCTCACTCAATTGTCTTCGTGGGTTGACGAAGCATCTGCAGAAGCAACTTTTCCTTCTCAGGCAAATTCTTTTGTGCATGGAATTCTGCAAAACTTCTCTTTAGCATGTCCTCCACCTGTGAGCAAATCCATCAATGTAAGCCAAGGAGAGAACTTTTTCCTATTGTACATTTAGAAAAGTAAATGGCACACATCTAAGACATGGTGTCACTGTCCTGGGGCTACCTTCACCCATTGTTCAGCAATATAACAATCGGAATTTTACATTAAAGAAGAGATAGTGAAGTAACCAGTGCAACCTACACATAATGTACAATGGTCAGGGACAGTAGTTCGGAAACATTACTGGACCTTGAATAGTCAAATCATGCATATGCCTTCATAAAGAAAAGGGAACTCAACAAAGTTGTATCACATTCACTATTCCCTAACTTATTATAAACTAATTATAGATAGCACAAGCTAATCACACACTCCTCCCATGCCTATGCAGAGTCAATGCCAAGTGCATAATTGATCAAGTAGTCAAAACAGTCATGGAAATGGAACTTTGtgaacaaataaataataaataggaTTGTTTTTATAGCAGACGCTTCATTATATCATGGACTAACTCATCACACCTTAAAAACATATGTTTAGTTTATATTTCAGTTTTCAGTCTTCAAAGTTCGAACAGATATTTTTAATGTGTGACTGGATGATCAAAAGCTCAAGAAATACCAAAGGGTACATAGCCAAATTGAAATATGGAATTGAATTTGAAAAAAGAGGAATGGCCAAGCCAGAAAGTTTTCTAATTGGTCTATATAAGTGTACCTTGAGTTCCTCCACACGTAGAAGATGCAGTATCATAGTGTATGTTAACCGAAATTGAGATTCTAGTCGAGTTGGTTTTCCAACAATCAAATTCTTCAAATCACTTTCTTCGGGAATTTCATCACGACACATAACGATCACTGTACCAATGTTATCAAGCCCTCTCCTACCAGCTCGCCCGGCCATTTGAATATACTCCCCTGGAAGTAACTTCCGATGTTCTTTTCCATCAAACTTTCTTAAGGAATCAAACACGACCTGTTAGATTTGCAAAATTAAGTCAGAGCATTGCAGCTTGCTTACCAGATCCTTGAGCTAAGCGTGGGAAAAGCAAGAGTAACTAAGAACTGCAGTTAgcttaaattaattttaatatttttattacaaagaaaaaaaagtatgtatCTATCTGACAAACATTTATAGTTTACATAACCTGTCTTTTCAACAAAAGGAAAACTGGAAATCATGATAACTGTACACAACAAACTGAGTTTTTAAAACAACAAAGGTGTGTAACCAATGTGGAAAGAGACTAGTCATGCATTCAAAATTGGCTTAGTCCAAAGCATGTTAAACAGAAGTCTGTCTACATGCGGTCGACATTGCAATTGTAGATGATGCTAGCATCAATAAGCATGACAAGATAAAAGGTTGACTTTCACCTCCAACATCATGAGTAAAGAGTCTCTTCAGCTTTTGCATTACTGTGAAAATGAAACTATTAAAATGTTTAAATATCAGAATTAGCAGAAGTTATGCACGAATAAATGATAGAAAAACTGATTGTTTCATTCCCATTATTCAAACATATATGGGAAAAACTAATAAGTAGATGACAAAAGGCAAGTGGTATGGTCACATAGAGCCAGATCTTGCATAAGCTTTTTTTGACACAAGATGAAAAGGTATTTAAATCCTCAATATGACAAAAGAACAAATAGAGCCTCACCGTCCTTGCTGGAGCATTAACGCCCATCGCAAATGTCTCAGTGGAAAATAACACCTACAATTGACTCCAAGTCAAGGTTGACATTCagttaaaaaaatgaatggatCAGAACATGCATTATTTGATTAATGTAATGTTGAAAAGAATAAGGTAGTATCTGATAGATGGCATCGATGTGATTTGATCTCAAATGTCATTTCAGTGTTACACTGTTCATTTGTTCAATGTGTTGAATCACGTAAAAGCTTTGATAGATGACACTCTTATTGAGTATTGTGCAAAACTGACTTAGAAAATGCAGGATATGATGGCCCCTTCTTTTTCATAACATCGACTTCCTCTAGTCATAAATAGTTGACgtttaggacaagatttggttaaactttagaaactttgaccatcaatttcaTATTAGAATATGTTTATAGAATCTAGTAAGTTTATGATGTTATGATAGTACTTTTCAAGGCAAATCTACATGAAccattttaaaactaaacatttGAGAAGTTATTAATGgtaaaaaatttcaaaagtttgactaaatcttgtcctaaacgccaaatatttatgaccagagggagtagcaaatatCGAAAAACTAGTATAGATTATGTACATGGAATAGTTCTCTTCAAGCTTGAAGAAGTTTAGATACTTTCTAAAGAAACTAACTACCAAAAAAAACTACAACATGTTCAAAGTTTAACCTTGATGACGCCACGACAAAACAGCATTTCAACAACTTCTTTGACGATAGGAAGAAGTCCAGCATGGTGTACTCCAATCCCTCTACGTAGAAGGCTTTGTATCCCTACAACCTAACAGGGAAACCAAAGTTTCAAACAGAAACAAGGATAAGATTGTCAGACTAAAATCATTTGTGCTACTAGATCACCTGTGGAAGGTTCCTATCAGATCCTTTAAGGCGTGAAAAGGCCTTGTCACAGAAGAGGCGGATTTCACTTTTCTCTGAGTTACTGGTGAGATCTGCACCAAACATGCTCTCTGCTGATCTATCACATCGATTTTTTGAGAAGCAAAAAATTACCACCTGTCAAAGAACCATATAAAATGTCAGAAAAGCTCTTGTAAAATGTAAAATGACCTGGCATGATGAATGGGAACAGTAATCAATGACCAATATGCTGTGACCAATTGTTACTTCGCAATTGATTACGTACTTCAGAATGCACAATGGAGAGTAGaataataaaatttgatataaatttaATGCTCAAAAGAACAAAATGTTATGAAATTCATTGCTCAAGATAAATGCCATAATTTTATCATTCTCACATACAGGCACGAGGGATTTCTTCAGAAGGTTATTTATGAGGGGCATCCAGAATGAAGACTCTGATCTCCGTGGCCCAGAGGTGCTTTGCTGAACAGCAGCAGCTGATGAGCTGGCATGATGGTGCTTTGGATTTTTCtgatctctatctctactagaTGTATCTGGATTTCTGCCTTGAGTTCCAGCACGCACTGCAGTTGTTCCTGGTTTTGAACCAGGTTTCATTCCAAGCTTGCtcgaatttttctttttaaaaacctCCTTGGCTTCTCTATATCCTTGAGTAAGAAATGCATCCTTCTCACATATTTTGAACACTTCTCCGGAGTAGAACAAACAGTGCTCCAGGGGAACAGGCCTTTTGTTGGTCCTGATGAACAAATGGCAGCAAAATGGTATGATGCAAACTGTAATAGGaagtagtttaaaaaaattctgcACTTACAAAGGTAAAGACACTATAATCCACTCAACTGATGTAtagtaataaataataataCGCTGTATTATTCAGTTGTAAGAAAATAAGGTGATTTGGTCTTATTTTCTTGAAATGACCCCCATCCAGTACTCAGAGTTTGCTCAATTAATCCCTAGCCCTTCCACTTACTGAGATTTGCCCAATTGCACACCTTCAACAGTTCAACTAATGTATTCAGTATTTCAGTACATGCACCAACTGAATCAATAAATATTGGAATCTCAAACTAGAAAAGGCAATTAAAtactaattactccctccatccaaagcATTCCAAGCATTTGAAATTTGTCCGCAAATATAAGCGTTCCAGAAAAATACTTGTCTCATCAATCAcgtctcattcaaatttcttcccATCTTACCCCCAACCACCCTTCCACCACCATGCATCCCTCATTTAGTGAGGGGCACACCAATGTCTTTTCTCAATCTTTGTTAAACAACCTAGAAAAGCTTATAtttggggatggagggagtgctATCTAGAATTAGTGATATAGCTTTGTGTAAGAAACCTACATAAAACAACAAAGATGCTACTTTTATTGATATAAAAATCTTCTAAAATATTTAGCAAGCTATTGTGTTTTATCATTGGTCCTTAGGGAAAAAAAGAATCCGATTAGAGAATCCTCACGGCCATAGGGTTTAAATCAACAAAAATAGTTGCAATGGTGAGTTTTTAGTTGCACAAGATAGTACATTAAAGGCACTCAGATCAATAAAACTACACCAGTGGCTTGATCGCACAAAATAAAATACCTTAAGGGGCCTACAATGCAATTTTGCTTGCTTAAAAGTGGTATAACTACACTTACGATGtgacatgaattttcttctgcTTTGTTCGACCAATCCAGTCAGCAAATTCAACTGTGTTTGGAACCTAAATAGAAATGTTACAGCTCAACTCCAAAATAAATATCAATCTGAGAGATGATATGaaggtcacaactcacaagcttGAGCTTTTTgtaagaaggaaaagaaaaaaaaagtctatgaTGTATTTAAAAGATATTTTTGGCATTCAAAAACCATATTAACCTGGGCTGAGCCTTATCAGGTATAAGTGGTTGTATCATAGTAGCTTAGTAGAAAACTGGCACAACCATACTTTCTATGAAAATCACCTTAAGGTCAGAGTACTCCACTAATTATTTTAAGAGACAGTAAACTATAAATGGTTCTATTATTCTATTTCTGAGTTACTATAGTTAATCCATTAATGGGCTAATGGTATGTCATGCTTTTGCATACTTGAAATGATTCTTAATAATTTGAGTGACAGTCTTAGCAGTTGATAGCAACACAACTTAGATATCACAGTTGGGTGCCAATAGTTAAACACAAGTATTCACTAAATCCATACCGTTGCCGAAAGAAGGACAATGTTGATGTGCTTCGGGAGCATTATAATAACTTCCTCCCAAACTACACCTCTCTCTGCATCATTTACATAATGCACTTCATCAAAAATTACCTGATTGCAAAATAATCCACGCACGGCACATGGCTCCataagtttttaaaatataaggtgGGAAGTTAAATATTACATTATGAACTATGAAGAATTGAGAACTGAGACAGCGTACCCATTCAATATCACGTATGATGTCAGCACCTCTGTAGAGCATTGAACGTAATATTTCTGTGGTCATAATTAAGCAAGTTGCCTCTGGTCTGATACTGACATCTCCTGTGAGAAGTCCCACGTCAAACTTCCCACAGAAATCTCGGTATTTTTGATTGCTGATAGTTTTAATGGGAGCAGTATAGACAGCCCGGGTGCAGTGCTGCATAATAACATTAGCTGTCATCACAAGGACCATGCAAACATTGTTTTATTGAGATGTACTATATAGTAAGCAAATAGAAACAGCACAATGAAGTATGTACAAATCAGGCATTGCAAATATCGATCTACTGAGGAAATGCAAAACTGAGCTCTTATCAGAAATGCAGAATTCAAATCAACTAAAAGTAAATATAAGTTATGTTCATTTTTACAAGCACTGGGTTAATGAGGTACTCAAGTGAAGGGATCGGTGGTTTCAAATTAACGAAAAGTAGAATACCCAAAAGGAACAGTGAAGCAAGCGTACTTTTGTTGCTAAAGCGAATGCATACTCTGCAACAACCGTCTTTCCTGCTGATGTATGAGCTGCCACAAAGACTGATTCACCCTTCTCAAGATAATATATAGCCTATATTTGGCAGAATAGAAAGTTACACATCAGCAACTATATCAAGCATTTAGTAGCATATATTTTACTAACAAAAAGGTTATGGTAATTAGGGTCTGCTCACAATAAATGATTCCCACAGGAGATGTGGAGGAAAGAATGCATTTCTCATAATTTTTTCCTTATCCGAAAATTCAATGGCAAACCTTTTGTTTCAAAAATATGGGGCTTTTTACTTCTTTAGAGTGACAAGTCATAGGCCACTCACAGAAGTAGAATGCAGTTGCTGGTTGCATTGAAACTATTCTTTTTTACTATATGTGGTACTTGATAGGGAAAATATGCATAGTTAAAGTATTGCTGGTGCATGGAGTTTTTATCCTTCACTGGTAAAACATGGTTGTGCTATCAAAAAATCCATGTTAACAAAATGTGCTTGTAGAAGAAAATATTCCTGTCGGTATTGAAAAATAAGACATTGAAAACAAAGGTGCAGACATTTATGAATAGCTTACCTCCTTCTGGAATTTGTCTAGTTCAAATGGATACTCAATTGCCATATCTGGAACAAGTTTATAGAAGTTAGTCACAATGTCTTCATCCCCACCAACAAGTGCCCAAACCTGCAAGTGAAATAGAAACAGATAAACATCACTACTTCATATCTATGCATCAATGAGATTTATGGAATGAGAAGCACAATTGAGAAAGTGTCCGACAAAATGAAACACGAAATGCACTTACCTTGCCCTCCTTTGCCATACTGCCATCACCTGACCCACTTGAATCTCTGCTAGTATCTTTAACTGAGGACAATAACATTTGATCCAAGTCTGATTGAGGTTCAGAAACATCTCCTTGGGCACCACCTTTCTGTTTTTCAATGTCCAGATTTTCTATAGTTTCAGAAGCATTTTGCAGTTTGCTAATATTTTGTTTATCAACATCTGCAGTTGGAAAAGGGGGAAGGTTAGCATGAAACCAGAGATGACTTAAACCTTGTAGTAAAAATGGGGATGATGACAGTTATCATGATTTACCACAAGAGAAGATATTCATGTGAATCGAGGATATGATGTATGAGGATGATAAATTTACCATTGGTCTCCTCATCTCCAACCAATTGCTGAACATGATCTTCACGCGGCACCTTGTCGTCAGAATCTTCCTCCCATGCTATCTTGAATAGATCATCAAACTGCACTGAGTACTTATCCTGCAAGAACATGAGACATTCAGATTATAATGTATAATAGCAAAACTGGC
This region includes:
- the LOC127762275 gene encoding DExH-box ATP-dependent RNA helicase DExH11, producing MGDLTTSSPASEVPFRVSFSGHGGHLRLDPTPNPPSPIPEFVLPPAYPPESPSSVKEYLEANYLNPELHLPTAADGARVWDLDWFELARPPLEPSAARTMLVPAWEPPFRRRRPPLSSSSSRQESQVWDPESVQMDMSDVFDSGTGGITPRMPGPAKDFVRGSVNSRPFRPGGLHDDAAAAAALEKAFPEGARNGDWVHELMSGGPAQVNPPGFRKGLDLGNLKEYKSHWKCYQDGERVDEQSTSSSNDTMDKYSVQFDDLFKIAWEEDSDDKVPREDHVQQLVGDEETNDVDKQNISKLQNASETIENLDIEKQKGGAQGDVSEPQSDLDQMLLSSVKDTSRDSSGSGDGSMAKEGKVWALVGGDEDIVTNFYKLVPDMAIEYPFELDKFQKEAIYYLEKGESVFVAAHTSAGKTVVAEYAFALATKHCTRAVYTAPIKTISNQKYRDFCGKFDVGLLTGDVSIRPEATCLIMTTEILRSMLYRGADIIRDIEWVIFDEVHYVNDAERGVVWEEVIIMLPKHINIVLLSATVPNTVEFADWIGRTKQKKIHVTSTNKRPVPLEHCLFYSGEVFKICEKDAFLTQGYREAKEVFKKKNSSKLGMKPGSKPGTTAVRAGTQGRNPDTSSRDRDQKNPKHHHASSSAAAVQQSTSGPRRSESSFWMPLINNLLKKSLVPVVIFCFSKNRCDRSAESMFGADLTSNSEKSEIRLFCDKAFSRLKGSDRNLPQVVGIQSLLRRGIGVHHAGLLPIVKEVVEMLFCRGVIKVLFSTETFAMGVNAPARTVVFDSLRKFDGKEHRKLLPGEYIQMAGRAGRRGLDNIGTVIVMCRDEIPEESDLKNLIVGKPTRLESQFRLTYTMILHLLRVEELKVEDMLKRSFAEFHAQKNLPEKEKLLLQMLRQPTKTIECIKGEPAIEEYYEMVLEAEAHRESITEAIMQLPASQQSLTPGRLVVVKSQSDDDHLLGVIVKTPSAALKQYVVLVLTGDCTSSALAPDSSNQNEKEAGDFKQGYFVIPKGKRSMEDEYFSSVSTRKGSGVINIKLPYKGDASGMGFEVRAIENKEIMSICASKIKIDQVRLLEDPSKTVYSKTVQMLIKEQPDGNKYPAALDAIKDLKMKDMLLVENYYAYQRLLQKMSENKCHGCIKLKEHIALMKEQKVYKDQLNDLKYEMSDEALQQMPEFQGRIDVLKEIYYIDSDLVVQLKGRVACEMNSGEELISTECLFENQLDDLEPEEAVAIMSALVFQQRNTSEPSLTPKLADARKRIYDTAIRLGKLQREFKVPVDPEEYARDNLKFGLVEVVYEWAKGTPFADICELTDVSEGLIVRTIVRLDETCREFRNAASIMGNSALYKKMETASNAIKRDIVFAASLYVTGI